A genomic segment from Conger conger chromosome 2, fConCon1.1, whole genome shotgun sequence encodes:
- the gsg1l2b gene encoding germ cell-specific gene 1-like protein: protein MGIDRRRRASLALTLNFIALLFAVSALTTSYWCEGTRKVVKPFCTGPFTPKQPYCIRYNSSNLNDSRLVQYIWETGEDKFLIRKFHTGIWFSCEQNVNLIGEHCRSFLTIAPSHERGVLWLCIVAECLYIVLLATGGILMSIEVCHYGNVIDGLKLNAFAAIFTVLSGLLGMVAHMMFTTAFQLTVSLGPEDWKPQTWDYSWSYILAWSSFTACMASSVTTINRYTKTILEFKHKRRNIEKNLKIKQKLLDLDSPDQVWDMYISSVPSTAEELLDLSSNGRKLSNTSFVLDLNDLPDPQVEEYC from the exons ATGGGGATAGACCGGCGGCGGAGAGCTTCTCTGGCGCTCACCTTGAACTTCATCGCCCTCCTGTTCGCTGTCTCCGCTCTCACCACCAGCTACTGGTGCGAGGGCACCAGGAAAGTGGTGAAGCCGTTCTGCACTGGGCCCTTCACTCCCAAGCAGCCCTACTGCATCAGATACAACAGCTCCAACCTCAACGACAGCCGCCTGGTCCAGTACATCTGGGAGACTGGGGAGGATAAGTTTCTCATCAGAAAGTTCCACACGGGTATCTGGTTCTCCTGCGAGCAGAATGTCAACTTGATCG GAGAGCATTGTAGAAGTTTTCTTACTATTGCACCTTCACATGAAAGAG GTGTTCTGTGGCTGTGCATTGTGGCTGAGTGTCTCTACATCGTTCTGCTGGCGACCGGTGGGATCCTCATGTCAATAGAGGTCTGTCATTACGGCAACGTTATTGATGGGCTCAAGCTGAATGCGTTTGCTGCAATATTTACCGTCCTGTCAG GGCTTTTGGGAATGGTGGCCCACATGATGTTTACCACAGCCTTCCAGTTAACAGTGAGTCTGGGGCCTGAAGACTGGAAGCCACAGACCTGGGACTACAGTTGGTCCTACAT CCTGGCATGGAGTTCCTTCACCGCCTGCATGGCCTCCTCAGTGACGACCATCAACAGGTACACAAAGACTATCCTGGAGTTCAAACATAAGCGGAGAAACATCGAGAAGAACCTGAAAATCAAGCAGAAGCTGCTGGACCTCGACTCTCCTGACCAGGTGTGGGACATGTACATCAGCTCGGTGCCCAGCACGGCTGAAGAGCTGCTGGACCTCTCCAGCAATGGCCGCAAGCTGTCCAACACCTCGTTCGTCCTGGATCTGAACGACCTGCCCGATCCGCAGGTGGAGGAGTACTGCTGA